Proteins from a genomic interval of Pseudodesulfovibrio nedwellii:
- a CDS encoding pyridoxal phosphate-dependent aminotransferase has protein sequence MRISDRLTRIKPSATLAVNAKALELRAQGREVISLAVGQPDFDTPAHVCDAAKAALDEGFTRYTPVPGIPELREAVAGYYTKFYGAKACADNAIVSNGGKQVLYNLLMAVVNPGDEVLIPAPYWVSYPAMVQLVDGVSVFVPTTAEEKYLVTVEALEAARTDKTRVLALNSPSNPTGCCYTQEQLEAIAKWARDNDIFIISDEVYDRLVYAPFEPVSLAKTWEAYPETIAIVGALSKSFCMTGWRVGYALAHEDLVKAMSKIQGQSTSNINSITQKAALAALNGPWDIVDEMKEAFVRRRDLAYEIITGWGAKCPKPDGAFYLFPVLDQFYTEDAPDSAAMCTKILEEAGVALVPGSAFGDDKCIRFSYAVDDETLKDALSRVGKVLMGK, from the coding sequence ATGCGTATTTCAGATCGCCTGACGCGTATCAAACCTTCCGCGACTTTGGCTGTCAACGCCAAGGCCTTGGAACTCCGCGCTCAGGGACGCGAGGTTATCAGTCTGGCAGTAGGGCAGCCCGACTTCGATACACCTGCCCATGTTTGCGATGCGGCCAAAGCCGCCTTGGATGAAGGGTTCACCCGCTATACTCCGGTGCCGGGGATACCGGAATTGCGTGAAGCCGTGGCCGGATATTACACAAAATTTTATGGGGCAAAAGCCTGCGCTGACAATGCGATTGTTTCCAATGGCGGCAAGCAGGTGTTGTACAACTTGCTTATGGCCGTGGTGAATCCCGGCGATGAAGTTCTTATTCCGGCTCCTTATTGGGTCAGCTATCCGGCCATGGTGCAGTTGGTTGATGGCGTTTCCGTGTTCGTCCCTACTACTGCCGAGGAGAAGTATCTTGTCACCGTGGAGGCTCTTGAAGCCGCACGTACTGATAAGACTCGTGTGCTTGCTCTCAATTCGCCGTCCAATCCGACTGGCTGTTGTTATACGCAGGAACAGCTTGAAGCTATTGCCAAATGGGCGCGTGACAACGATATTTTTATCATCTCTGACGAGGTTTATGACCGTCTTGTGTACGCTCCGTTTGAACCGGTGTCCCTTGCCAAGACTTGGGAAGCGTATCCTGAGACCATCGCCATTGTTGGTGCCTTGTCCAAATCATTTTGCATGACCGGTTGGCGTGTGGGGTATGCCTTGGCGCACGAGGATCTGGTCAAAGCCATGAGTAAGATTCAGGGGCAGTCCACATCCAATATTAATTCCATCACCCAGAAGGCTGCGCTTGCCGCGTTGAATGGTCCGTGGGATATCGTGGATGAGATGAAGGAAGCATTTGTTCGTCGTCGTGACCTTGCGTACGAGATCATTACTGGTTGGGGAGCAAAATGTCCTAAGCCTGATGGTGCATTCTATCTGTTCCCGGTGTTGGATCAGTTCTACACCGAAGACGCGCCGGATTCTGCGGCTATGTGTACCAAGATTTTGGAAGAAGCTGGCGTTGCACTGGTGCCGGGGTCTGCGTTTGGCGACGACAAGTGTATTCGGTTTTCCTACGCTGTTGATGACGAGACTTTGAAGGATGCTCTTTCCAGAGTCGGTAAAGTGCTGATGGGGAAATAG